A window of Fusarium musae strain F31 chromosome 1, whole genome shotgun sequence genomic DNA:
TCTCCTTCCTCTCCCCGCACACATTAGTGAAATGGCACCCAGCACCAAGATTACCTATATCACATCGCCAAAGTTGTTTCCAACCGTGAACTTAACTGCAGATCTATCCGTCCGTACATCACACACGtacgaagatgatgacgtTGGTCCCGGCAAACTTGACATTATCGTGGTACCTGGTACAGATCCAGCGGAGGACTTTGAAGAGGCATCGACAAAGTGGCTAAGAGACCATTTCAACACTGGGGGTGTTGATGTATTGTGCGTCTGCACTGGTGTTTATCTGTGCGGCGCTGCAGGTATTCTCGACAGCCGCCAGGTAAGTGGCCCCAGAGGGCTTCAAGGCGAATTGATCCAGAAATATCCAAACGCACATTTTGTCGGAGAGGAGTATCGTTGGATTCAGGACGGTAACCTTTGGTCAAGCGGTATGTCTGCGCTACGCCAAGATTGAGCCAGTTGCTTACAGAAACATCAGGTGGGATAACCAACGGCAATGATCTCATGGCTGCGTATGCTCAGGCACAGATCAAATATTGGCCAAAATCGATCTCTAAGCTGGGTGCGATGCTTGTCGATGTCGGTGATCGACCTCAGATCTACCATCAGAGCCAGCGCAAATTCTTTACGGTATTCGCATGGCAAGTTATTCAGAGCTGGCTTTTGAGCATAGTACCATTTGGAAAAGGTTTATTCAGGGCGAAGAACGATTCCTCCTAAATACCCAAATAGGTGTTTGCGAAGATGTATATATTTAGGAATCTCGAGTCACTCACCTTAACTCATAATGCGACATTCAACTCTCTGATATCCACTAAGCCCAGAATCATGCTGTTGGGACTAATATGGGTTGACAGAATTCGATTTTACTTATTGTTCAATTCTTGAATTATTTAacaatttatattttaaaagggTGTAAATACTCTATTATATACTTCTCTAAATATCACAAGTCTTCTTACCTCCCCCTTGCTATAGAAGCTTCCTACCTTCATGCAGCATGCAAAGGCCGTCAAGGTCTTCTATATGGCACTCAGAACGGTGAGAAACGTTTCTACCAAATTTAACTAATGTTGTCTACCAACCCAGGTATTTAGTTTTTTCAGTCCAGAAGTTTCTGACCCTTCCCCAGCCCTGCTAAGACGGCTTCtcggagcaagaaaacatgaaGACCTTGACATAAAGTGTCAAGATAACCGTAGCAAAAGGTagcctaaacttatgctaagtTATCTAAGCAGCTAAGTCTGTTTTTGTCATGTAGGGCCTAGGACGGCTCTGTCCATGACTTCTTAGTGGAGCTTATGGCGGGAAAATCTGTGCCAAAGCGGTACGAGGTAACTCGTGTTGCTGTGACAGTGAGCACCCCACCGCGATAAGAGCCGTTATCGTAGAGTTCTATTGGTTGCACGCGTGGGGCTCTTGTTGAGCCCCGAAAAAAATTTCGAAGCTCTGGAGTTGCTTCTCGATTCTTAGTTTTGTTCTTTTGCAGTGAGCAAGAGTCTCAGGAAAACCTCACTCTATCACCATTCTTCATCCTTTCTCTCACTTTTctgttttcttgtttcttTCCGGCCTACGCTTCACATTTCATCTACATTTGAAACAAAAGTAAACACATAACCGCCACAATGTCCGCCGTTCCTGGTCCCGTCTACGGCCTCGAGGTCCCTCCTGGAGAGATCTTAATTCCAGCCACCATGGAATTCCCTGCCTCTGTAAGTTCTTCTCCGGCGCGTCGAATCTTGCTTGATGCGATGCAATGCGCTTTTTTGCGCTGGCTCGCTCTCAGTTGGCGGCGCATCATTTGCGACAGCAGTTCGGTATGGTCTTGACCTCATAGTTCTAACCGTGAAATCCCACAGTTCCGCATTACCATGGCTGCCGTTGACCCTACCGAAGAGCCTGAGGCTGACGGTGAGGGCAACATTCCTACTGTTCCTCGATCCACCCTGCGCCTCGTCAAGCGTGCTCTCCCTGgtctcgatgaggatgaggatgatgagatcgaTGACGAGTACATGAAGGCTCTCCTCGCCGGctccgacgatgaggaggactctgatgaggaggctAACGGTGGCCCTAGCGACcccgtcaaggccaagaagcagaggCAGGCTGCTGCCATCAAGAAACTTCTTGAATCTGCTCAGGAGGAatctgatgaggagatggaggatgccAAGCCCAAcggcaaggccaagggcaaggcgaAGGCTacagaagaggacgaagaggacgatgacgattcCGATGATGACAGCGAGGAGGGTGCCGATCTTGAGAACTTTGTCATCTGCACTCTCGATACTGAAAGAGTGAGTCTATGGAAGCAGAACCTCGGAACTGTCAGCTAACTTTTACGCAAGAACTACCAGCAGCCCCTTGATATCACTGTCAACCATGGCGAGAAGGTTTTCTTTGTCGTTACTGGTACTCACACCATCTACCTCACTGGAAACTACATcatggacgatgatgaggatgatgaggatgaggatgaagatgactaCGATCTTTCCCCTGATGAGCTTGAATATGCCCTCGAGGGCGAGGAGAGCGATGAGAGTGACGAGCTCGATGGTGTCCAGGACCCCCGTGTTCAGGAGATTGAGtctgacgaggaggaggcccCCAAGCTAGTTTCCGTTCAAAAGGGCAAGAACAAGCGCGCCGCTGAAGAGGCTACGGAGGGTCTTGACGAGCTCATCTCCAAGGACGATGCCAAATTGTCCAAGAAGcaacagaagaagctcaagaacaacaagggcGAGGCTGTTGCTaccgaggagaagaaggacgctAAGAAGGTTCAATTCGCAAAGAACCTCGAACAGGGCCCTACTGGCtctgctgagaaggccaagcagGGCAAGGCCACCACCGGTGTCAAGGTTGTTCAGGGCGTGACCATCGACGACCGAACTATTGGCAACGGCCGTACCGTTAAGAACGGCGACACTGTTGGTGTTCGATACATCGGCAAGCTCCAGAACGGAAAGCAGTTTGATGGTAAGTGACTAGCTCCCGCcgtatcttcaacttcattaACACTTTGATAGCCAACAAGAAGGGTAAGCCTTTCTCcttcaaggctggcaagggACAAGTGATCAAGGGCTGGGACATTGGTGTTATTGGCATGGCTATTGGTGGTGAGCGCCGTCTTACTATCCCCGCCCATCTTGCCTACGGCTCCCGCGGCCTTCCAGGCATTCCCGCCAATAGCACATTGATCTTCGatgtcaagcttcttgagatcaaGTGAGTGTAGCGTAGCATATGCCTCCACTCACTCGACACAAAGCCGACTTGCTACCGCACTCGTGACATAATACCCCAAACAGAGGCTGCAGAATTTGGCGACAAGTTGATCACGTCGTGGACGCCTGTATTCCCCAGGCTCATCTATCATATCTGCTGTCCACCcggtgttgttgttttgcATGCAAGGATAAGAGAGCACAGACTTGTACATTCTGCGGAGGCTCGTCGGTGTTTAGAAGACAAAACAGGAACGATGTGGTGAGGACCGTCTCCGCTGCATGACATGAAATGGCGTACGATAAAAAAGGGTTATGCTTACGCTTTGCTATTGTTATAATTTTCCTTGTGCCCTAAAGGATTTTGTAAGGTTATTCAGATAAAATACTACCTCTTTCCTTTTCATTTGCTGTTTTCTCCCTCCCGAGCCTTCTTTGTGTTGGTTTCATCATAGACTTGATAAAAGAAGCCGTGGATGTCGAACCTTCCAAGTACCTACCACCCAGCCTGATGGAGGTAGGTTCATTTCCTTCTGGCTCGACAGCCTCCGACTCTGCTCTGCAACAACATCGCCGAGAGAAAACCTCGAGCGCAATTCTCTCCGTATCTGGCTACTGCATTATCTTATTAGACGTGGCCAGCCCTCGGATATTGATGGGTGGTGTGCTAACTTTCTCTTTATTGACTACCTTGGAGTATCATGGCACCAACCTTGCTCAAGAAAGCCAGTCAACAATTCGTCCGTCTTTCGTCCTGCGATTCGAAGAATATATTTGAAGCGCCTCCAGGATCCGTGTTCAATGTTGCAGACGGATCGGAGGCGCAAACTTCGCGGAAGTTTCGCACTGGCGGTTCAAAAAGATGGACACCTTTCCGGGGTGCTTTCAAGAACATGAGAAAAAACGCACGCAGCCGTAAGCCGTCTTATTTGTCTTCTTTGTAACCCATTGACATGCAGTAGGTGCCGAAGTATCCAAAGATGCTCATGAATCCCCCGAGGACCAAGCCAAACCCCATTTACTTTTCAGATCTGTCCCAAGACTGGAACATGGAGCGAGAAGTCCAGATGCAAAGGAAGTAGTAATACGAGAGTTGGGGTTGCATCCCACGGCTATGGCATCAAACTCTACTTTGGTGATTCGAAACTCCCCGAAACGAGCACGAAGCTCTTTGCAGCTGGTCAATCCTGCTCCTTCCAGTGGACTAATCACTCCACCTTCTTCTGAGGCAAGCTATACAGTCACAACCACCGATGACATGTCCACAGCGAAGACTTCGATAGAATCTTCTATGCTACGGAACTGGGAAATCATGGATAGACGATACAATAGGCGAAATCCATGGACCCGCTCAAGCCCTGAAGGCCGCGCTCTCAGTACTATTCCCGAGGCCGGTGTTGTTCAGGCTCGGCCTACCATTGCAACTGTAGAGAGGGCATCCGCTGCCAAGATTTTCCTTGAGACTTACTTCAATGAACTTCTCTGTAAACCAAATGCAAGAGCGTTGCGGGGCCAGTGCCTCGAGTCTCAGTTGTGCAACTATTTGTTAATGACAccagaggagaaggagaagattcGAGTGCAATATAGAAGGCAGGAAACGTGCCATCTCAGAGAGTCGAGGGCAATGAGGGCAGGTTCCTTGGCTTATCATGGAAACCAGGACTCTTCCCCCTTAGTCAACAACTACGAGCCGCTTCAAATTTTAGGCAAAGGCAGTTTCGGAGTAGTAAGACTTGTACGTGAAAAGCCTGCTCCAGGGCATGCTTTCCCTGGGCAAGTTTATGCTATGAAAGTCATTCGAAAGACAGAAATGCTACGGaacagccaagaaggccattTGCGAGCTGAGAGGGATTTTCTTGTGGCTTCTGAAGGATCACAGTGGTTAGTACCAAAGCTGACCAACACTACAAGGtcactgactgactgaatgACCTTCTCAGGGCTGTTCCACTGATTGCCAGCTTTCAAGACACAACAAACCTCTACCTGGTGATGGAGTACATGCCGGGTGGCGATTTTCTCGGATTGCTCATTCGGCAAAACATTCTGCAGGAACCCATTGCACAGTTTTACATCGCAGAGATGATCCTTGCTGTTGAAGAGGCCCATCGTTTGAACTTTATTCACCGCGACATAAAACCAGACAACTTCCTCATTTCCGCGACTGGTCATCTAAAAATTTCCGACTTTGGGCTAGCATTTAATGATCACTGGTCCCACGACGCAGCATACTACAATGCCCACCGATATTCCTTGGTCCGAAGACTGAATATGAACATCAATGGTGACGAGACGGATCAAAAAGGCAGTAAGGATCTCCTGAAACATCTTGAGTGGTACCAGTCTCTTGTTTCTGGACTTGACAGGCATGGGAAACATCCATTGGCGAGTAACGAGGACTTGCGAAGTCTTATCGGTTGGAGAAACCGGCACGGTAACCGCACTGCTGCGCGTTCAGTTGTTGGCACCAGTCAATATATGGCTCCTGAAGTTGTTCTTAGTCAGAAATATGACGGGAGGTGTGACTGGTAGAGCATCGGCATCATCCTGTATGAATGCCTGTACGGGCAGACTCCCTTTCTAGCAGAAGAAGGACGCAAGCAGACGAAACAAAACATCGTTGTGCGTACGTTCGTATCAACTTGAACGAGGTAAATGACTAACAGTGACCGCAGGActtcaagaagaacttcCAGTTTCCACCCAGGCCATTCGTAAGCGACAAGTGCAAAGATCTCATCTGCCGCCTGATCCAAGAGAAGGATATTCGGCTGTGCTCAAGGAGGTATCAGGTCAAATACCGGGATTCGTTCAAAAGCTATGTGTTTCCCGATGACGCAGAAGATATCAAAGCGCACAGGTGGTTCAGGAACACGCCCTGGGATCGCCTGCAATCAATGCCTCCTCCATTCACTCCGAATCTGAAGGGCGATGACGATGCACACTATTTTGATGAATCTGAACCATTTGAAGACTGGTCTGAGTCGATTCCCTCGGGTGTCTTTCTAAGATCGGAAGATGTCAAGGATATCCTTTTTGGATTTGATACCCATGTGCAAGCAAAGGCTATGGAGCTTATCAAAATTCCGTTCGACGCCGCCAAGCTTCGAAGTATAGACCGGGATATTGATGGATCAAAGGAACTTCAGCCGAACGACAAGGCTACACTGAAGCAGTTTATTAGATTTTATGGCCATAAAGAGCGCAAACGACCAAGAGACATGTTGCTCCGGGACAAGGATACCAAAAGGACTTCATTAAAAATTCGAAAAGAGACGGCTTTCATGGGCTATACCTGGCGTCGGATGAGACCCGGTGGATATATCGATCCGAAAGTAACGGAGACGCGGAAAATGGACGAAAGCCAGGCTTCAACACTGAATATTGAGCGttgaataaaaagaaaagagaagaagaggaggacggtATGAGATACGAAGGTGTTCAGCCCTCAGAAGCATTGTGAGTAGTATTACGAATAGACATTAAGAGCTAGACCTTATCGGCGTGTGTACCTTCATCCTGATACTcatttcatcatcctcgccctATGTAGAAACATCAAATCATTACCATAACATTGAGCGTGCATCCTTCATTGTGATTTGGATCTTTTGTTGGTATTGCTGTACGAAACAGACTCCGTTAAAGCAGCTGGGTCACCAGACGCAACAGCTTTGGCATTGCGAATCTCCCATTCAAATTCCTTGAGGGCCCGGATCTcccaagagaagaagagtagCGAGAGCAGACCATCGATAACTCCAGCGACCAAGCAAAGACTACTGACCAGCATAAGGACAAATGCGACGCAGTTTCCAGGACTAAACCAGACAGCGACAAGACATGCTAGCCAGACAAGCAATGCGCCAAAGAAGTGTATGCCTCGCCAGTAGCGCTGGCGAATCTCGCGAGCATGGTATTTTTGTATCATTCCCAGAATTTCATCGTAAGTGGACGTCTGAAATGAATCGTGATTAGAGAAGCGACCTCGCCTGAGTTGGGTATCGGGATCCGCACTCTGCGCTGCGTCACCAGAGTGAATGCTGCTAGCCGGGCTACTGGAGGCCAAGTATGCGCCAGTCTGCAGAGCAGCAGATGGCGTTTCGGAGCGGGGATCAGCTCTGATAGGCAATGGGGAAGGGGTATGCAGGACGAGAGTGGCTTGAACAGCAAAGTGGTCGGAGAGGGAACAAAGGAGATCAGGATGCCGCTCAGTCATTGAAACATGAGCCGACTTGACGATCCAACCAGGAGCGGCAGCAGGAGCATCAGGGTCGACTCCTGTCGAGGCAAAGATGTAGTCGAGTCGCTGGCCTTGAGGATCAATGGTATCAGGTGGGACCTCGCAAAGATCGCCCCCCTTGAGCCGATTCTGCTGGTTTTTGTTCCAGCGCCATGTGTTATAGACGGAGTTGCTGGTTGCGCCATTCTCGAGGAGATTGAAGGCGGCTGTCGGTAATGGCC
This region includes:
- a CDS encoding hypothetical protein (EggNog:ENOG41), with amino-acid sequence MSSKQLRIGVFMPSSVQLLDLATVDVLASMSKEYLRLLPLPAHISEMAPSTKITYITSPKLFPTVNLTADLSVRTSHTYEDDDVGPGKLDIIVVPGTDPAEDFEEASTKWLRDHFNTGGVDVLCVCTGVYLCGAAGILDSRQVSGPRGLQGELIQKYPNAHFVGEEYRWIQDGNLWSSGGITNGNDLMAAYAQAQIKYWPKSISKLGAMLVDVGDRPQIYHQSQRKFFTVFAWQVIQSWLLSIVPFGKGLFRAKNDSS
- the FPR4 gene encoding peptidylprolyl isomerase fpr4 — protein: MSAVPGPVYGLEVPPGEILIPATMEFPASFRITMAAVDPTEEPEADGEGNIPTVPRSTLRLVKRALPGLDEDEDDEIDDEYMKALLAGSDDEEDSDEEANGGPSDPVKAKKQRQAAAIKKLLESAQEESDEEMEDAKPNGKAKGKAKATEEDEEDDDDSDDDSEEGADLENFVICTLDTERNYQQPLDITVNHGEKVFFVVTGTHTIYLTGNYIMDDDEDDEDEDEDDYDLSPDELEYALEGEESDESDELDGVQDPRVQEIESDEEEAPKLVSVQKGKNKRAAEEATEGLDELISKDDAKLSKKQQKKLKNNKGEAVATEEKKDAKKVQFAKNLEQGPTGSAEKAKQGKATTGVKVVQGVTIDDRTIGNGRTVKNGDTVGVRYIGKLQNGKQFDANKKGKPFSFKAGKGQVIKGWDIGVIGMAIGGERRLTIPAHLAYGSRGLPGIPANSTLIFDVKLLEIK
- a CDS encoding hypothetical protein (EggNog:ENOG41~BUSCO:EOG09263A64) encodes the protein MVMASDAAEHVTTPSTIAVNNDKPHNFPSEINLLTLNCWGLRYISTHRIARLDEIGRRITHAVPTPHIVSLQECFTQEDYQAIRHHTRQILPYGKFYHSGAFGGGLAILSHWPIEESTMFKYPLNGRPTAFWRGDWYVGKGVACAKIRFGPRRKDIIEVFNTHTHSPYEPEPVSTYDCHRVAQSWEISKLMRGAAERGHLVVGMGDFNMLPLSIFHRVITTHAPVHDIWRKLHPDSALGPAYHPSEKDRHRPLPTAAFNLLENGATSNSVYNTWRWNKNQQNRLKGGDLCEVPPDTIDPQGQRLDYIFASTGVDPDAPAAAPGWIVKSAHVSMTERHPDLLCSLSDHFAVQATLVLHTPSPLPIRADPRSETPSAALQTGAYLASSSPASSIHSGDAAQSADPDTQLRRGRFSNHDSFQTSTYDEILGMIQKYHAREIRQRYWRGIHFFGALLVWLACLVAVWFSPGNCVAFVLMLVSSLCLVAGVIDGLLSLLFFSWEIRALKEFEWEIRNAKAVASGDPAALTESVSYSNTNKRSKSQ